DNA sequence from the Pyruvatibacter sp. genome:
CAAACCACAGCCGTGGGTATTCTCACCCTGAGCGGGTGGGCCGTGTGCTGTTTCCGGTGGTGCCGGTGCCGGTGCGTGGCTTCAAGCGCATCGAGTTCAGCAAGGAAAGTTTCCTGCGCTACAACACGCGCCGCGCGCCGGGCGCCGCCACCAAGAGCATGACCTTCGGCTATGAAGGTCTGCCGGCGTCAATCAGCCAGTATGCGCTTAACGCCACCGTGCCGCGCGAGCATGTTCAGGAAGCAGCCGCCGGTCCGGGCATCGACCTGCAGATGGAAGCTGTCAGCGCCGTACAGGACGTGATCTCGCTGGACGAAGAGTGCGAACAGGCTGAACTGGCACTGGACGCGAGCAAATATGACGCGGCCAACAAGATCACGCTTGCCGGCAACGACCAGTGGTCTGACCCCGACAGCGACCCCAAGGCGGTGATCAACGACGGCAAGGAGGCGGTGCGCAAAAAGATCGGCCGCGATGCCAATACGCTGGTGTTGCCGCCCGCTGGTTTCCGGGCGCTGGATGATCACCCCAAACTGCTTGAAAAGCTCAAATACACATCGTCCGACTCGATTACCACGGCCATTCTGGCGCGGTACTTTGATGTGGAGACGGTGGTGGTGGGCCGCGCAGTTTATGCGGCCACGCCCGAAAGCGACTTCACCGATGTGTGGGGTGACAAGGCAGTGCTGGCCTATGTGGCCCCTGCCGGTGCGCGCTCCGTGCGGGTGCCCAGCTTTGGCTACACCTACCAGCTGACCGGCCATCCGTTTGTGGAGCCGATGCGCTGGGACCCCGACACCAAGAGCTGGGTGGCGGGCGTTACCGACGAGCGTTCTGCCGAGCTTGTGGGTGCCGAGGCGGGTTATCTGATCTCGGACCTGGTGGCGTAATGCGGCAGTACGCTCTCAAATCCAACCTGCGCCATGGCGGTAAGTTCTATCGCCCTGGCGCAGACATCAGCGCCGAAGAAGGCACCGCACTTTTTGAGGTGCTGGAACGCATGGCCGCGCGCGGCGACGCCGAGCATATCGGCGGTGATCAGCCCGTGAAAAAGAAGTCAGCCCAGAAGGGCGGCGAAGGCAGCGGCGGCCAGTCAGCATCCTCGAACCCTGACCCCGGCCCCGCCGCTGCCGATGACGATGCCGATACGGGCCTGACCCGCGAAGGCGCGATCAAGCTGGCTATGCGTGAGGCAGACCAGAAGCACTTCACCAAGTCCGGCAAGCCCAGTGTGGAACAGATCATGCCGGCGGCGTCGAAGTTGCTGGGTGAACAGGTCGTTCTGAAAGCCGACGAGCGCGATGTGCTGTGGGCCGAGGTGCACAAGGAACTGTCCGGAGACTGACAGGTTTAACCGGCCTTCGGGCCGCTGTGTGGCCGGGCGGCCGCCGCGAGAAGGGACAAGCGTTTGTCCGTTCACCGCCCATCGGATTAACGCGGGGTGGAGCAGTCTGATAGCTCGCGTGGCTCATAACCACGAGGTCGCAGGTTTGAATCCTGCCCCCGCACCCAAAATTTGAAGTCGCCAAGGGCAGGTGAGTGACCTACGCAACGAAACAGGACCTGATCGACCGCTTCGGTGCCGAGGAGCTTGAGCAGCTTACGGATCGCGACGGCACGGCCGACGCGATCGTGGACAGTGTGCTGACCCGTGCGCTTGAAGACGCGGACGCGAAGATCAACTCCTATCTGTCCGGGCATTACACGCTGCCGTTGTCCGACCCGCCGGACGTGCTGGAACGCACGGCGGCCGACATGGCGCGCTACTATCTTTATCAGGACGGCGCACCGGAGCAGGTTCAAAAGGCGTTTGACCATGCCATCGCGTATCTGCGCGACGTGGCCGCGGGCAAGGCCCGCCTGGGCGACCAGGACGCACCCGGCGACGCACCGACATCTGACGGCGGCCCGCGCATCAATGCGGACCCGGCCGTGTTCTCCAAAGACACGCTGGCGGACTACTGATGGCCGGCATTGATCTCACCCTCACCTTTGAAGACGGCGAGCTGCGGCAGGCGATGGCGGACACACGTGCGCGGCTTGGTGATTTGTCGGCGCCGCTGGACGAGATCGGCAGCTATCTGGAAGACCGGACGCTGGAACGATTTGAAACCGGGCAGGCTCCCGACGGCACACCGTGGCTGCCGTCGCAGCGCGCGGTTGCGGAGGGTGGCCAAACGCTGGTGGACAAGGGACATCTCCGGGATTCGATGAACCCGCAGGTCGAAGGCGACAGCGTGGTGATTGGAAGCAATCGGCCTTACGCGGCGATTCACCAATTTGGCGGCACGATCCGGGCCAAGTCCGGCGGTAAGCTAAGATTTGAGCTTCCCGGTGGCGGCGTGGTTTTTACCGACAAGGTGGACATACCGGCGCGGCCGTTCCTTGGGGTCAACGAAGATGACCTCGACGAGATTGAAACCATCCTTGCCAACTTCTTGTCGCAGGACATCTCGGATGTCGGGGGTGGTGACACATGAGCATCGCCACGCCGCGCCTGGCGCTGATTGCCGAGCGTCTGAAAATGCAGGCCCCGTCATTGCTGGATGTGGGGCTGGCGGCTGATCTGGCGGCGGCGGGCGACGCGGTGCCGCGCTCACCGGCGGCATACGTGTTGCCGACGGGGGGCACGTTTTCAAGCGACAAGGTCACCGGCCTGATCCGCCAGCTTGAGACCATCAGCTTTGCCGTGCTGATCGGGTTTTCCAATGCGGGCCGCGACGGCGCGCGCGGCATCGCTGAGCACGAAGAGGTGCGCGACGAAGTGCTGGACGCGCTGATGGGTTTCAAGCCCGCAGGCGCGCAGTCAGCCATTCAGGCAAAGCGCCAGCAGCTCACAGCCTTTGACGGCAAGGTCCAGCGGCTGTGGTGGAACATCACATTTACCTTCGATCACATGCACCGGAAGGAAACAGCATGACCCGCAATTCAGGCGGCCAGTATCTGGCCAACACGGACGGTACCGAAGTCGAGATGGTGGAGCAGCCCACCGCCTCGGACCCGCGTGGCGACCGGCTGCGCGATGCCGACGGCAAGGCCGTCAATCGCAGCGAACGGGCTTTGACCAAACAAGAGAGTGCAGCGCTGGCTGACCGGGTGGCGCCGCGCACCGCTGCGGCCGGGGGCACCGCATCGTCTCCGGTCGCAGCGTCGGCGTCCGCCCCGTCTGTGTCTGGCAAGTCTGCACCCGCATCAAAACCTGCACAAAAACCAGACGGCAAGCGCGCCTAGCGCCGCCGCCTGATCCCTTTTTGCCCTGCCGCCCCGTGCGGCTGATACCAGCCAAGGAGCCATCCCGATGGAAGGCATTTCAGAAGACGACGTTCTC
Encoded proteins:
- a CDS encoding major capsid protein gives rise to the protein MAPLTNSGARVVDPILTNHSRGYSHPERVGRVLFPVVPVPVRGFKRIEFSKESFLRYNTRRAPGAATKSMTFGYEGLPASISQYALNATVPREHVQEAAAGPGIDLQMEAVSAVQDVISLDEECEQAELALDASKYDAANKITLAGNDQWSDPDSDPKAVINDGKEAVRKKIGRDANTLVLPPAGFRALDDHPKLLEKLKYTSSDSITTAILARYFDVETVVVGRAVYAATPESDFTDVWGDKAVLAYVAPAGARSVRVPSFGYTYQLTGHPFVEPMRWDPDTKSWVAGVTDERSAELVGAEAGYLISDLVA
- a CDS encoding DUF1320 domain-containing protein, whose product is MTYATKQDLIDRFGAEELEQLTDRDGTADAIVDSVLTRALEDADAKINSYLSGHYTLPLSDPPDVLERTAADMARYYLYQDGAPEQVQKAFDHAIAYLRDVAAGKARLGDQDAPGDAPTSDGGPRINADPAVFSKDTLADY
- a CDS encoding phage virion morphogenesis protein gives rise to the protein MAGIDLTLTFEDGELRQAMADTRARLGDLSAPLDEIGSYLEDRTLERFETGQAPDGTPWLPSQRAVAEGGQTLVDKGHLRDSMNPQVEGDSVVIGSNRPYAAIHQFGGTIRAKSGGKLRFELPGGGVVFTDKVDIPARPFLGVNEDDLDEIETILANFLSQDISDVGGGDT
- a CDS encoding Gp37 family protein is translated as MSIATPRLALIAERLKMQAPSLLDVGLAADLAAAGDAVPRSPAAYVLPTGGTFSSDKVTGLIRQLETISFAVLIGFSNAGRDGARGIAEHEEVRDEVLDALMGFKPAGAQSAIQAKRQQLTAFDGKVQRLWWNITFTFDHMHRKETA